One genomic segment of Plasmodium cynomolgi strain B DNA, chromosome 14, whole genome shotgun sequence includes these proteins:
- a CDS encoding asparagine/aspartate rich protein (putative), with protein MRDVFDFLNLFNLKLLKWILFVNVHVLIFIYEIKYGYWVRNGPQMTFQVNEYENSFFFQNDLIGIQFAIIMMNILPIYQNQRVKIDQGTLSMMRKLFNQYIGSNGTCKEGGVAGDSVHGFTSGTDSSSRGELGEELHTPGGEVLTPGEEFRTPGEELHTPGEPLHTAGEPLLCGHIERTVEEGANLQNGTNDDVLDHGEDLHAEEQNLIYDRRYLLEGDKKESSAVYGGDSSKNNSGEGYTYRRQSDLTKVVSDKQRIDFDAVYSFLGSYAHGRTKKEPPPVLKKPEDGKSPSTSTPKKHEWNDYVKHFMEEKITNPFVILYQLIFKNFRFNLNLNIDSRKISYVFYFQFFYDLLVRLFNELYYFEFSNIPRKTSQEKYKKRGKYYVKKILIQLLAAKDFQYFQLEDEFPKQFRYHPSFYELTNKYGYTTHMPRSNVNLIKLNKNAWFLYDAFWPIANYKDFQSANERCIKEEKASYIGCSREEDREYMNASFVKVQNLLFYAFKRSCLVPMLIAIFVVNEDFQRRAEAARGDGGGGGDLLSGADGGGRGGGDPHSGGRGGGDPHAGGAVDGSAQATTPQRSEPTNADGEGAENEENAPSEENAENAENAENAENAENAENAENAENAENAESEEFPSEAFVLNDVDLYNLLSQGGGNNAPGAEEQGSGEGLDEEAPAGGAESGLTSASPQDNEPPASSSSAVGSNAVDNNEVANNEVDNNEVANNAATNNEVDNNEVANNAATNNAATNNAATNNAATNNAGTNASNTPATRRNSNTYIIVDDNGENETLFAEILISRNLHNSINMEIVNVTDSHVGEGGANRNYRQLNAEGLSEIISDIISENNIINNVIVESILENRSGIRYLNQVRERGGRSMDDGISVEDYESSEELNMTPMESVNPLQISLSDRRGGNGTDGLPAGLSFPSTPSNSSLNSGIDIFIKIIKLLSIIMDAAHPFKYLHGFYYSNCGSFGSHLGDHSDGHSDGHSGGDSDGDLDGHSDGYLDDHSDGYLDDHLDSFRVEGHSSLRWECHAQAGTGDECEKRLEGGGGSAKESESGDVKESGFAKESGFAKESGFAKDSGFVKESGFTKERHTPQGDPPTRNHQPCDGTHKRANPGEDNYTLVESTKEKETRTAPSREVTKTALSKGGSPHNEQILIFDEIHVLKRGRRGQRRTEEDTASSGMVGGACGAPPRGTEQKGREEKGQAEQTKDGQTEKGQTEKGQTEKGQTKKGQTKQTKNTYALNKAALHNLMRSMSNINSNEDKCFQKVRNTIIERMKELLSESYDCKNVSSSNHFIEVAKKRQQDLLQMMKDQQLKFSQFLEEELDSDEDIFGEAVGGVAGGAAGGAAGGAAGEVAGEGISGPSADPTTGEAPDSAAPDAPDAAAAVTATPHKEEGRGARRDKPNNADNLNNADDANDVANCEYERSKEKNCICVLCKEGMTRNNLLAYICFASHSNLLKKIIKKQNRLSV; from the exons ATGAGAGACGTGTTCGATTTTCTCAACCTTTTCAATTTGAAGCTCTTGAAGTGGATCCTCTTTGTTAATGTACATGTgctaatatttatttatgaaataaaatacgGCTATTGGGTTCGCAACGGACCACAGATGACCTTTCAGGTAAATGAGTACGAAAATTCGTTCTTTTTCCAAAACGATTTGATAGGAATCCAATTCGCCATCATCATGATGAATATACTACCCATATATCAAAACCAGAGAGTTAAAATTGACCAGGGGACACTaagtatgatgagaaaattatttaatcaGTACATTGGCTCGAATGGAACTTGcaaggaggggggggttGCCGGCGACTCAGTGCATGGGTTCACCTCGGGGACGGACAGCAGCTCGAGGGGAGAGCTCGGAGAGGAGCTGCACACACCAGGGGGGGAGGTTCTCACACCAGGGGAGGAGTTTCGCACACCAGGGGAGGAGCTGCACACACCAGGGGAGCCGCTTCACACAGCGGGGGAGCCGCTCCTGTGCGGTCATATAGAAAGAACAGTGGAGGAGGGGGCAAATctccaaaatggaacaaacgATGACGTTTTAGACCATGGTGAGGACCTCCACGCAGAGGAACAAAACCTCATATATGACAGGAGGTATCTGCTGGAGggagacaaaaaagaatCCAGCGCAGTGTACGGAGGGGACTCTTCAAAGAACAACTCAGGGGAGGGATATACCTACAGGAGACAGAGCGATCTGACCAAGGTGGTAAGCGACAAGCAAAGAATAGACTTCGACGCAGTGTATAGCTTCTTAGGGAGTTACGCACATGGACGCACAAAGAAGGAACCACCCCCTGTATTGAAAAAACCAGAGGATGGAAAGAGCCCCAGTACAAGTACcccaaaaaaacatgaatgGAACGACTACGTAAAACACTtcatggaggaaaaaataacgaatcCGTTTGTAATCCTGTATcagttaatttttaaaaatttcagaTTTAATCTAAAT CTAAATATAGACTCAAGAAAAATCAGTTAcgtgttttattttcaatttttttatgatctCCTAGTGAGATTATTCAACGAGTTGTACTACTTCGAGTTCAGTAATATCCCGAGGAAGACATcccaagaaaaatataaaaaaagaggcaaataCTACGTTAAGAAAATACTGATACAACTGTTAGCCGCGAAGGATTTTCAGTACTTCCAATTAGAGGATGAATTTCCAAAACAGTTTAGATACCATCCCAGTTTTTATGAGCTGACGAATAAGTATGGTTATACTACTCACATGCCAAGGAGTAACGTTAATTTGATAAAACTGAACAAGAACGCTTGGTTTTTGTATGATGCTTTTTGGCCAATTGCAAATTATAAGGATTTTCAATCGGCCAACGAGAGATGCATTAAGGAGGAGAAGGCTTCTTACATCGGTTGCTCTAGGGAAGAGGACAGGGAATACATGAATGCCTCCTTCGTTAAGGTGCAGAACCTGTTGTTCTACGCCTTTAAGCGGAGCTGCCTCGTCCCCATGCTCATCGCCATTTTTGTGGTCAACGAGGATTTCCAGCGGAGGGCGGAGGCCGCGCGGGGGGATGGCGGTGGAGGAGGCGATCTCCTTAGCGGTGCCGATGGCGGTGGCCGTGGCGGTGGTGATCCCCATAGCGGTGGCCGTGGCGGTGGCGATCCCCATGCCGGTGGCGCGGTGGACGGGTCGGCCCAAGCTACCACCCCGCAGCGTAGCGAACCCACAAACGCGGACGGGGAGGGTGCAGAGAATGAGGAGAACGCCCCAAGTGAGGAGAACGCCGAGAATGCCGAGAACGCCGAGAATGCCGAGAACGCCGAGAACGCCGAGAATGCCGAGAACGCCGAAAACGCCGAGAACGCCGAGAGTGAGGAGTTCCCTTCCGAGGCCTTCGTGCTGAACGACGTCGACCTGTACAATTTGCTCAGCCAAGGAGGAGGCAACAACGCCCCTGGGGCGGAGGAGCAGGGGAGCGGAGAGGGGCTGGACGAAGAAGCACCTGCGGGGGGAGCAGAAAGCGGTCTAACGAGCGCCAGCCCGCAGGATAACGAGCCCCCCGCAAGCAGCAGCAGCGCAGTGGGCAGCAATGCAGTGGACAACAACGAAGTGGCCAACAACGAAGTGGACAACAACGAAGTGGCCAACAACGCAGCGACCAACAACGAAGTGGACAACAACGAAGTGGCCAACAACGCAGCGACCAACAACGCAGCGACCAACAACGCAGCGACCAACAACGCAGCGACCAACAACGCAGGGACCAACGCAAGCAACACCCCCGCCACGCGCAGAAACAGCAACACCTACATAATCGTAGACGATAACGGAGAAAACGAAACTCTTTTCGCAGAGATATTAATTAGTAGGAATCTGCATAACTCCATTAACATGGAGATCGTGAACGTAACCGATAGTCACGTAGGAGAGGGAGGAGCTAACAGAAATTACAGACAGCTGAATGCGGAAGGACTCTCCGAAATCATTAGCGATATTATAAgcgaaaataatataattaacaaCGTTATTGTAGAATCCATTTTAGAGAATAGATCAGGAATAAGGTACCTCAACCAAGTGAGGGAGAGAGGAGGTAGAAGTATGGATGATGGCATCTCTGTGGAGGACTATGAATCGAGTGAAGAATTAAATATGACTCCCATGGAATCGGTGAACCCTTTACAGATCAGTTTGTCTGATAGGAGAGGAGGCAATGGTACCGACGGGTTGCCAGCTGGACTTTCCTTTCCATCCACCCCCAGTAATAGCAGCTTGAACAGCGGCatcgatatttttattaaaatcaTCAAGTTACTCAGTATCATAATGGATGCGGCCCACCCGTTTAAATACCTCCATGGGTTTTACTACTCCAACTGCGGGTCGTTTGGCAGCCATTTGGGTGACCACTCGGATGGCCACTCGGATGGTCACTCGGGTGGTGACTCAGATGGTGACTTAGATGGCCACTCGGATGGCTACTTAGATGACCACTCGGATGGCTACTTAGATGACCATCTGGACAGCTTCCGCGTGGAGGGGCATTCCAGCCTGAGGTGGGAGTGTCACGCCCAGGCGGGGACAGGAGACGAGTGTGAAAAGCGGCTCGAGGGGGGAGGCGGCTCCGCGAAAGAAAGTGAAAGCGGCGATGTGAAAGAAAGCGGCTTCGCGAAAGAGAGCGGCTTCGCGAAAGAGAGCGGCTTCGCGAAAGATAGCGGCTTCGTGAAAGAAAGCGGCTTCACGAAAGAGAGACATACCCCTCAAGGGGACCCCCCGACCAGGAATCACCAACCTTGTGATGGGACCCACAAGAGAGCGAACCCAGGTGAGGACAACTACACTCTGGTAGAATCCacaaaggagaaggaaacaAGAACTGCACCATCTCGCGAAGTGACAAAGACAGCACTCTCCAAAGGGGGCAGTCCTCATAACGAGCAGATTCTTATCTTTGATGAAATCCATGTACTGAAAAGGGGACGCAGAGGACAGCGGCGCACAGAGGAAGACACAGCGTCGAGTGGGATGGTCGGAGGTGCATGCGGCGCCCCCCCCCGAGGAACCGAGCAGAAGGGGCGGGAGGAGAAGGGACAGGCGGAGCAGACAAAAGACGGGCAGACGGAGAAGGGACAGACGGAGAAGGGACAGACGGAGAAGGGACAGACGAAGAAGGGAcagacgaagcagacgaagAACACGTACGCACTGAACAAGGCGGCCTTGCATAACCTGATGAGGAGCATGAGCAACATCAACTCGAACGAAGATAAGTGTTTCCAAAAGGTCAGAAATACTATAATTGAGAGGATGAAGGAGCTGCTCTCCGAGAGCTACGACTGCAAGAATGTCAGCAGCAGTAACCATTTTATTGAAGTCGCGAAGAAGAGGCAGCAGGACCTGCTCCAAATGATGAAGGACCAGCAGCTCAAGTTTAGCCAGTTCCTGGAGGAGGAGTTGGACTCGGACGAGGACATCTTCGGCGAAGCGGTAGGCGGTGTGGCAGGGGGAGCGGCAGGGGGAGCGGCAGGGGGAGCGGCAGGCGAAGTGGCGGGCGAAGGGATAAGCGGACCTAGTGCAGACCCCACTACGGGTGAAGCCCCAGATTCCGCCGCACCTGACGCACCTGACGCCGCGGCCGCAGTTACCGCCACTCCACACAAGGAAGAGGGGAGAGGCGCCAGGAGAGACAAACCGAACAACGCGGACAACTTGAACAATGCGGACGACGCGAACGACGTTGCCAACTGTGAATACGAAAGgtcgaaggaaaaaaattgcatctGTGTACTCTGCAAAGAAGGAATGACAAGGAATAACTTACTGGCCTACATCTGTTTTGCCTCCCATTCGAACctcttgaaaaaaattataaaaaaacaaaatcgcCTTTCCGTGTAA
- a CDS encoding hypothetical protein (putative): KNGDTSFNREGKIQAEGETPPGSGGSGSTSSSTSSSTSSSTSSSTSSSTGSTPSSGSSAPVEDGYLFEVDNDTSSDANVSVGLGPPKESPRLNVSIFSEIGKREILESCKRRRNMQNEINKNSDARNMFNRDIYFWLKRKVHRSVGWQLTAGRLNKGEEVIDVTDLTCAGGHGLVGGSPPGVQAEVPAEVRAEAVPNQDANAYASRESNVYASREPNAYASRESNVYASRESNAYASREPNAKTSVKGGAGLNTDHLIAEERAAPRLLGPVQGKDSPRGTYLQRRAAPLHFLNRFSAKGAGSPRKEGIDEGRSQEGSQDNSQGSSQESRQDNSQESRQWSSQESRQWSSQESRQWSRQWSSQVKSQGGDPAEEYQGIVDNSTNVFKQLRDNYQLFKEKKLSPNLLESCEKYVSYYYGIEKEEKIKELRKYANINFYDMIKEGNFTIDDYNRLLKSKIFFNNEEEAFRNFNLFKQHDLKVNVETYNCLMYASIVHKNAKLGRLIYLQMVKDAINPNKNTYCILIKAHIMDNDIRSAFHLYRKMIKEDIEVDLPIYSTLIDGLLKHKHYERAESFFNYIVSYRNVTPDEILYTIMIKKCAYRGEAEKCLNFYDTMISSNMKITDITLIEIINCLSKRKDYFSQVFHFYNIYLANDMSINHRLVLYLIVACSSTGNVKRLKEVLKSANRHRVRITEEMCCYIIRTFANNCRREGITLSERHNNIRYAWAVVHELVRRGREAREVGEVGEVEEAREVREAKEAGAAEEAREVEEAREATAAKEAGTSGAAAATHAGGSGTIGVNTSHGGGVTPLRGGTKILNSIVQLYIHCDYHDYAISMLKYYTHFECLPDMYTFGLLYKLLFYKMEDYGRVLCLYDYMVNQTGVKPDEKTLNLVLRAAIKTKSSKSTLYVLRQMYTAKVYPTAKTIKELYHVGRHITDIQILINNMIKQQKREIYEENVKESQLIQLNIDEYELNLFREGKTFKTKSQLDQVRDQFFRRKERVEKEKRMSKGKKSSDWLPYGQYLQRKRKGGEAYAQKVDRPKPLPFA; the protein is encoded by the coding sequence aaaaatggggatacGTCTTTTAacagggaggggaaaatcCAAGCCGAGGGCGAGACACCCCCAGGTAGTGGTGGAAGTGGTAGTACCAGTAGCAGTACCAGTAGCAGCACTAGTAGCAGTACCAGTAGCAGCACTAGTAGCAGTACTGGTAGTACTCCTAGCAGTGGTAGCAGTGCGCCCGTCGAGGATGGCTACCTGTTCGAGGTGGATAATGATACCAGCAGTGACGCAAACGTGAGCGTCGGTTTGGGCCCCCCAAAGGAAAGTCCCAGACTGAACGTTTCGATTTTCTCAGAGAtaggaaaaagagaaatactGGAGTCAtgcaaaaggagaaggaacatgcaaaatgaaatcaaCAAGAATAGTGACGCGCGGAATATGTTTAATAgggatatttatttttggctGAAGCGGAAGGTGCATAGGTCCGTCGGGTGGCAGTTGACAGCGGGACGTTTGAACAAAGGAGAGGAGGTCATCGACGTGACGGATCTGACGTGCGCCGGGGGGCATGGCCTAGTGGGGGGATCTCCCCCGGGGGTGCAGGCGGAGGTGCCGGCTGAGGTGCGCGCAGAGGCTGTCCCCAATCAGGACGCCAACGCATACGCCAGTAGGGAGTCCAACGTGTACGCCAGCCGCGAACCCAACGCATACGCCAGTAGGGAGTCCAACGTGTACGCCAGCCGCGAATCCAACGCATACGCCAGCCGGGAACCCAACGCGAAAACGAGTGTGAAGGGCGGGGCGGGCCTCAACACGGATCACCTAATCGCCGAGGAGAGGGCCGCGCCAAGGTTGTTGGGGCCTGTCCAGGGGAAGGACTCCCCCAGGGGGACGTACCTGCAGAGGCGGGCGGCGCCGCTCCACTTTTTGAACAGGTTTAGCGCGAAAGGGGCGGGTAGTCCCCGCAAAGAGGGGATCGACGAGGGGCGCAGCCAGGAGGGAAGCCAGGATAACAGCCAGGGGAGCAGCCAGGAGAGCCGCCAGGATAACAGCCAGGAGAGCCGCCAATGGAGCAGCCAGGAGAGCCGCCAATGGAGCAGCCAGGAGAGCCGCCAATGGAGCCGCCAATGGAGCAGCCAGGTTAAGAGCCAGGGGGGGGACCCCGCCGAGGAGTACCAAGGCATCGTGGACAACAGCACGAACGTGTTCAAGCAGCTGCGGGATAATTACCAACtattcaaagaaaaaaaattatctccAAACCTACTGGAGAGCTGCGAAAAATACGTGAGCTACTACTACGGAAtcgagaaggaagaaaaaataaaggaactTCGAAAGTACGCAAACATAAATTTCTACGATATGATCAAGGAAGGGAATTTCACAATCGATGATTACAATCGTCTcctaaaaagcaaaattttttttaacaatgaAGAGGAGGCATTTCGGAACTTCAATCTGTTCAAACAGCATGACCTTAAAGTGAACGTGGAGACATATAACTGTTTGATGTATGCATCTATTGTccacaaaaatgcaaaattggGTAGACTAATATACTTGCAAATGGTAAAAGATGCTATAAATCCGAATAAAAATACGTACTGCATTTTGATCAAGGCACATATTATGGACAATGACATTAGAAGCGCTTTCCACTTGTacagaaaaatgataaaagaaGATATAGAGGTGGACTTACCCATTTATTCTACCCTTATTGATGGTCTGCTAAAGCACAAGCATTATGAAAGAGCagaatccttttttaattacatcgTTAGCTATAGAAACGTCACTCCTGATGAGATACTCTATACCATTATGATTAAGAAGTGTGCCTATAGAGGAGAGGCGGAGAAGTGCCTCAATTTTTACGATACCATGATTAGCAGtaatatgaaaattacgGATATAACTCTCATAGAGATTATTAACTGTCTTTCCAAAAGAAAGGATTATTTTTCAcaagtttttcatttttataatatttatttggcTAATGATATGAGTATTAACCACCGTTTGGTGTTGTACTTAATTGTGGCTTGCTCCAGTACAGGGAATGTAAAGCGGTTGAAGGAGGTTTTGAAGAGTGCTAATCGGCACCGAGTTAGGATCACGGAGGAGATGTGCTGCTACATCATACGGACCTTTGCGAACAACTGCCGCCGTGAGGGCATCACGCTCAGCGAGCGGCACAACAATATCCGCTACGCCTGGGCGGTGGTCCACGAATTGGTGCGTAGGGGGAGGGAAGCCagagaagtgggagaagtgggagaagtggaagaagcgaGAGAAGTGAGAGAAGCGAAAGAAGCTGGTGCAGCGGAAGAAGCGagagaagtggaagaagctAGAGAAGCTACTGCAGCGAAAGAAGCGGGCACATCGGGAGCAGCCGCTGCAACGCACGCTGGGGGTAGTGGCACAATCGGTGTCAACACCTCTCATGGTGGAGGAGTTACCCCCCTCCGCGGAGgcacaaaaatattgaacaGCATCGTGCAGCTGTACATACACTGCGACTACCACGACTACGCCATCAGCATGCTCAAATACTACACCCACTTCGAATGCCTCCCGGATATGTACACCTTCGGACTGCTCTACAAGCTActgttttacaaaatggaggactACGGAAGGGTCCTTTGTCTATACGATTACATGGTCAATCAAACTGGAGTGAAACCAGATGAAAAGACACTGAATCTCGTTCTACGTGCAGCCATCAAAACCAAGTCCTCAAAAAGCACATTATATGTGTTACGGCAAATGTACACAGCGAAGGTCTACCCGACAGCGAAGACCATAAAGGAACTCTACCATGTCGGTCGACACATAACTGATATACAGATACTTATTAATAACATGATAAAGCaacagaaaagggaaatttacgaggaaaatgtaaaggaGAGTCAACTAATTCAGCTGAATATTGATGAATATGAGTTGAATTTATTTCGGGAAGGGAAGACGTTCAAAACGAAGTCTCAGTTGGATCAAGTACGGGATCAATTCTTTAGGAGGAAGGAACGCGTGGAGAAAGAAAAGCGCATGTCTAAGGGTAAGAAGTCTTCTGATTGGCTGCCCTACGGTCAGTACCTCCAGCGCAAGCGAAAGGGTGGTGAGGCCTACGCACAGAAAGTCGACCGTCCCAAGCCCCTACCCTTCGCCTAA
- a CDS encoding hypothetical protein (putative): MGKEVFTLDGGKISEFERLGMNNFDFLSCHDEGNKEQMVSTLENIHLSYLLAGCNVICTNTFQVNLHSLQEKGISIEAGEGIIDTYIDIAHNALLKYERIKRTTDFPLLGGAHKEEREKQEEGQQEQPQQQLQEESSPYGHLECFQKKRNHLGIVHPNDTIDIREYVDGFDLSHDVWRGNPIRRCQDHYVAFSTGGYSSAFRDFSEYSGVLRKGGKAAQLGSADQLSSAGQLGSAGQLGSAGQLGSAGQLSSAGQLRSAAKGRWSQNQRYDIIINTRPHVGGSLLHRHDQLPDIEMVPLSSRGGSRGSSRESSRESSGMSSGRGPARDALPNRHLFNYGLEYYIDVGDEEIISNCKFKLESYKRNEDKLHLFSLVTSSNVREILTLYNLLKSSGGYFKNNVTLSFYCNSDQHIGCSPYSFLDIVLVLLYLDSRNHFIKAIGLNCVNIDYVRELFAPLTRCISSDGSIDVEAYRSPSGGELGGLIKTILKDLKRNSFLGDVHFFASPNKSLNRVTYDYFRNDVHFEITQERHKHAYNYVGDWLDVGLSGFGGCCYYNPYDISLLDYKLGQLARTR, translated from the coding sequence ATGGGGAAGGAGGTGTTCACCCTCGATGGGGGTAAAATATCGGAGTTCGAACGATTGGGTATGAACAATTTTGATTTCCTTTCCTGTCACGATGAGGGGAACAAAGAACAGATGGTGAGTACCCTGGAGAACATCCACTTGAGTTACCTCCTGGCAGGTTGCAACGTCATATGTACGAATACCTTTCAAGTTAATCTGCACAGTTtgcaagaaaaaggaataagcATAGAGGCGGGAGAAGGAATAATCGATACGTACATCGATATTGCTCATAATGCTTTGCTCAAATATGAGCGGATAAAACGGACCACGGATTTTCCACTCCTCGGGGGGGCACACAAGGAGGAGCgggagaagcaggaggaggggcagcaggagcagccTCAACAGCAGCTGCAGGAGGAGTCTTCCCCCTATGGACATCTGGAATGCTTCCAAAAGAAGAGAAACCATTTGGGGATCGTTCACCCCAATGATACTATCGACATAAGGGAATACGTGGATGGCTTCGATTTGAGCCACGATGTGTGGAGGGGTAATCCCATCAGGAGATGCCAGGACCACTATGTGGCCTTTTCCACAGGAGGCTACAGCTCGGCCTTCCGCGATTTTAGCGAGTACTCTGGGGTTCTgcgcaagggggggaaggcgGCTCAACTGGGTAGCGCCGATCAACTGAGTAGCGCCGGTCAACTGGGTAGCGCCGGTCAACTGGGTAGCGCCGGTCAACTGGGTAGCGCCGGTCAACTGAGTAGCGCCGGTCAACTGCGCAGCGCTGCGAAGGGACGCTGGTCGCAGAACCAACGGTACGATATCATAATAAACACCCGCCCCCATGTGGGAGGCTCCCTCCTGCACCGACATGACCAACTACCCGACATAGAAATGGTCCCCCTGAGCAGTAGAGGGGGCAGTAGAGGGAGCAGTAGAGAGAGCAGCCGAGAGAGCAGTGGAATGAGCAGTGGGCGCGGACCCGCGAGGGACGCCCTCCCCAACAGGCACCTGTTCAACTACGGATTGGAATACTACATAGATGTGGGAGACgaagaaataatttccaaCTGCAAGTTCAAATTAGAATCATACAAAAGAAACGAAGATAAGCTTCACTTATTTTCGCTAGTCACGTCTTCTAACGTACGAGAAATACTCACCCTTTACAATCTCTTAAAAAGTAGTGGaggttattttaaaaacaacgTGACGCTGAGCTTCTACTGCAACAGTGATCAGCACATCGGCTGCTCACCTTACTCCTTCCTCGATATCGTATTGGTCCTCCTGTACCTAGATTCTCGAAACCATTTCATTAAAGCCATCGGACTAAACTGCGTAAACATAGACTACGTGAGAGAGTTATTTGCTCCTTTAACGAGGTGTATTTCTTCCGATGGTAGCATCGACGTGGAAGCATATCGAAGTCCAAGTGGAGGAGAGCTAGGCGGATTAATCAAAACGATTTTAAAGGacttaaaaaggaacagcTTTTTGGGggatgttcatttttttgcctctccgAATAAGTCGCTCAATAGAGTTACGTATGACTACTTCAGAAATGACGTGCACTTCGAGATCACCCAGGAGAGACACAAGCACGCATACAATTATGTTGGGGACTGGCTCGATGTCGGCCTTAGTGGGTTCGGCGGCTGCTGCTACTACAACCCGTATGACATTTCGTTGTTGGACTACAAGTTGGGCCAGCTGGCCCGGACGCGGTGA
- a CDS encoding hypothetical protein (putative) produces MSGNSLISQILTEAEITELGLHGSVIKHCSSPYIINKKYFIQICVYYLLSTFLFFLVYVTITTLVLTSSKTELNKTIILILYVYIFVFFYIDLIVSNSIKYELVKRYNIKEVRKRIYGRFLGPSPGGAQAPTTSAVVSGVPTSGARAWKEGPPPGGTEKKSQGGPPTSRQDKQSEGKKKKLFTSEKYYIVEEEEEEEQQRQRQQYQQQQQRRQRQEASHFEEGRRRAGGPRAPPPPPPEEDEKFYHLDQLKETNESINAELMKYIQYENKNYTIDSYRYDLFLIISGFINQLNIFFDLLFLFYVYDYSLKLFSVCLFIYAYYLVHFVILIKFSVVMIRALLSIHRKGLSRSYRKATSLWKWLLSFFCARLLKNQLVNPRQPKIFFNKYVNYNSWSFVYHHGVSLNGSKEMFKKLRDSDSDDTKQVMLRVGRPPDKRANIHTVQINRPREKTKKSKQTDQHVEMNRKIQQPKEDCEKALRPSHVQTIADMSSFLSHYHILNIIKSKFLSAHSVYEHVSFTLVFFVWKLLYMDVVLCLLKIFILFYTSDVLAIGLFLAIALANIANSYVIHLVDNNLMSDIGSS; encoded by the exons ATGAGCGGCAACTCACTAATTTCGCAGATCCTAACGGAGGCAGAAATTACTGAACTGGGTCTACATGGCAGCGTGATAAAGCACTGCTCCTCTCCATACATCATCAACAAAAAATACTTTATTCAAATATGTGTGTACTACCTTCTGAGtacgttccttttttttttggtttacGTTACTATCACCACCCTCGTACTGACTAGTTCGAAGACGGAGCTAAACAAAACTATTATCCTGATACTCTATGTGTACATCTTTGTCTTCTTCTACATCGACCTGATTGTAAGTAACAGCATAAAGTATGAGTTGGTGAAGCGGTACAACATAAAGGAGGTTCGCAAGAGGATTTATGGGCGCTTCCTGGGCCCCTCCCCCGGGGGGGCTCAAGCGCCGACCACCAGCGCAGTGGTTAGCGGCGTGCCGACCAGCGGTGCT CGAGCTTGGAAAGAGGGACCCCCCCCCGGGGGCACCGAGAAAAAAAGCCAAGGAGGCCCCCCCACGAGCAGACAAGACAAGCAaagcgaaggaaaaaaaaaaaaactattcaCCAGTGAGAAGTACTACAttgtggaggaggaagaagaagaagagcagCAACGTCAGCGGCAGCAATatcagcagcagcagcagcggcGGCAACGTCAGGAGGCAAGCCACTTCGAAGAGGGGAGAAGACGAGCAGGCGGTCCTAGagcaccaccaccaccaccacccgaggaagacgaaaaattttatcaccTAGATCAACTCAAAGAAACGAATGAGAGCATTAATGCAGAGCTCATGAAATACATCCAatacgaaaataaaaattacacaatTGACAGTTACCGATACGATCTGTTTCTCATCATTTCTGGATTTATTAATcagttaaatattttttttgatctcCTCTTTCTATTCTATGTGTACGATTATAGtctgaaattattttctgtttgtctttttatttatgcatattatTTGGTTCACTTTGTTAttctaataaaattttccgtCGTGATGATTCGAGCTCTGTTGAGCATACACAGAAAGGGTTTGTCTCGATCGTATAGGAAAGCTACGTCACTATGGAAGTGGCTGCTCTCTTTCTTCTGCGCGCGTTTGCTCAA AAACCAATTAGTGAACCCACGGCAGCCGAAGATTTTCTTTAACAAGTACGTTAACTACAACAGCTGGAGCTTCGTCTACCACCACGGTGTCTCCCTCAATGGCAGCAAAGAAATGTTCAAGAAGCTACGAGACTCCGATTCGGATGACACCAAACAGGTGATGCTACGCGTAGGCAGACCTCCCGATAAACGTGCAAACATACACACTGTGCAGATAAACAGACCACGAGAAAAGACAAAGAAAAGCAAACAAACAGATCAACATGTTGAGATGAATCGAAAAATACAACAACCAAAGGAAGACTGTGAAAAGGCTCTCCGTCCATCACATGTCCAGACCATCGCCGACATGTCCTCCTTCCTCTCCCATTATCatattttgaatattattaaaagC AAATTCCTCTCCGCGCACAGCGTCTACGAGCACGTGAGCTTCACTCTGGTGTTCTTCGTCTG GAAACTCCTCTACATGGACGTCGTCCTGTGCCtactaaaaattttcatcctcTTTTACACAAGTGACGTGTTGGCAATTGGTTTGTTCCTGGCCATCGCCCTGGCCAACATTGCCAACTCGTACGTAATCCATTTGGTCGACAATAATTTGATGAGCGACATCGGCTCGAGC